CCTACCTTGCGCAGTTCCTCATTCTCCTGCCACACCATGCTGCCTCTCTGGCCCTGCCAGCTGCTGCGTAAAATCTTGGCAAAGTGTCCTTGTCCTCAAGTTGTCACTCAAGCCTGTTTGAATCTGAGCAAAAGAGGAAATAATTTGTGCTCCTTTCTGTGTAGTGACTATATGTAAACTTTGTTAGCTGACTTACTGCAAGTATTTAATAATTGAGAACACTTATTTTTAGTACTGTatactaaataaaatacacaaggCAGCAATACTTAGAGGCCAGAAATACTGTTTACTACAAGTCAGTTATGGAATCATAACTTACAGTAAAAATGGGCACGTCCAAgactcaatttttcttttgtcatttacGGTAGAATATTTTGTTGCTAATTTTCTACACTATCTACTGGGAATatgtgttacttttataatcagaaaaataaacattgcaGTCATGTGGCATATAATGATGTTTCAGACAACAGCAGACagcatatacaacagtggtcccataagattataatatcatatttttcatgtagcttttctgtgtttagatacagaAATACTTACTGTATAGGTCTGCAGCCAAGGGGCAATATGCTGTACCATGTggcctaggtgtgcagtaggctgcTCCATGTAGGTTGGgctaagtacactctatgatgttctcaCGTCAACGAAATTGCCTGATGATGGCTTTCTGAGAGCGTATCCCAGCCTCTGAGGGACACATGACTGTACTGAAGAGCACCGGGTGATACAGGCTACAGCTAAGTTCTCTGCATGATGTGGTTGGAGCCCTGAGGGAGGGGAGGGCTGtggactgaactgtgtccccccCCCCATTATTAGACACTGAAGCTCCGATccccagtgtgactgtatttggggaCGGGGCCTATAAGGAAATGATGAAGATTAtgtgaggtcataagggtgggccCTGATCCGGTAGGATtcgtgtccttataagagaccaGGGAGCTTGAGTGCTGCCTTCCCCCACCCTGTGGGAGGACATGGTGAGAAGGTGGCTGTGTGCAAGCCAGGACAAGACGCCTCTgggacttttagcctccagaactgtgagaaaataaaactctACTGTTTAAGCTACTCAGCCCATGGTATTTTTTTAGGGCACCTGGAGCCGACTAAGATGGAAGGATTCACCCTTCTGGGGAGAAGAGGCAGGGGGCCAGAGGCCTCCTCTGGTTTCCCTGGCTCTCCACAGaactccctccctgcccctcccctttGTGCCAAAACATCCTTCCAAGGGCAGACCTGATCGCACTGTTCAGAGGTCCCCAAAGCCCACAGAAAAGTCTCAGCTCCTGGACCTCATGAGTCCCATCCCACTGGGGGAGCTCCCTCTCTCTTCTGTGCTCTCCTCTCAGGAGGCAAAGTTAAGAGCCTGCTTGGCCACCCTCTAGGGAGATGCCACGATGGGGTGCTGCATCCTGGTGATGAGCTGGGGGTAAGCCAGCACGTCTCCTCCAGGCCTTTTGTCAGAACTGAATACACATTGTTAAGATGATCTTTAGAAATGGAAGAATCAAACTGGGAAGAattacacgcctgtagtcccagcctacAAGGAagcctgaggcatgaggatcacttgggcccaggggttttgagtccagcctggttaacatggtgagaACCAgtgtccaaaaaataaataaacaaacaataaatacataaggAAGAATCAGGTGACTGTTCCAGACTCCTCCAAAATGGGCATTGTGTCCCTACTCCGCTCTTCCCAGGACAGGGCTGTGCCTTCCCCTTTCCTGGTGCCTGTAAACCCGGTCCTTCTCactaaagaagagagaaaaaaagtgttcAAAGCACTTTGAGTTATGCGAGGTGTGCAGAATgtatcaggcccagagagaggaaTATGGGACTTCAGTCACACACCTCATACCCATGCCCCAGCGACTATTTAAAGGCATTTTGTTCCTGATTAGCTTTATCTTCCTGTTACTGGAATTTGTGATACAAAAGATAATACAGAGCCAATAAAtagcttatgttattttaatatacattccTTTGGCCAGGCCAGCCAAGGTGGGAGGCccccttcaggccaggagttcaagaccaggctgggcaacacagcaaaactctgtctctatttttaaaattcttggtaAACAATTTAGAaactgcctcttcttttcctttaaaaacccatTTGTAATTGCTGCTAATTAGAGTGTATATCAAGGCAACTTGCATCTCCAGGGTTGCAGTTCTCAAACTTGGCCCaaataactgtattttttttttttttttttgagacggagtctccctctgtcacccaggctggagtgcagtgtggcacaatctcggctcactgcaacctccacctcctggattcaagggattcttgtgcctcagcctcccaagtagctgggattacaggcacccaccaccatgcccggctaattttatttttattttttgtagaaacgggggcAGGgcgggtctcaccacgttgcccaggctggttgcaaactcctgacctcaagcaatcctcccgcggaggcctcccaaagcactggaattacaggcctgagccactgcgcccggcccaaccTCTCCGCCTCTCCACTTATATTaattttacctctgcttcttcttttcttttctttctttttttcttttttttgagacggagtcttgcccaggctgcagtgcgatcttggctcactgcaacctctgcctcccggattcaagcaattcccctgcctcagcctcctgagtagctgggattacaggcgcgcccaccatgcccggctagtttttgtatttttagtagagacgggttcaccatgttggccaggttggtcttgaactcctgaccgcaggtgatctgcccgcctctgcctccaaagtgatgggatttcaGATCCTTTTTAGATCACAAAAGTGATCGAATCCCGCCACTTCCCGGGTGCTGGGTGGGAAGGTGGGGTGATTGCGGTGCTGCTGTGACTTAGGTAGATGCCCGGAAGGCCTCTCAAAGGCGGCCCCGTTTGCAAAGATCTGAATAAGGCACCTCCAGAGGAGCCGGCCTGGGGCAACCGGGGAGAAGGCAGCCGCACAAATTCGTGGTCAAGCCACTGCCAGGCTGGGAGCTTACTTACAAAGCAATGTTCCTCGACCCACAAGGGCGCAGTAGCTGCTCCAACACGGGTCAGAGGCCCCTCGGAATCGTCTCAGCCCACGCGCTGCCCTCTGACCCCACTGCCTTCCCGCCAATCCTGCATCCAGTCAGAGGGCGTCCCCACTACGTGTGTTGAGCAACGGCCAATTGAAACTGGGATCCGAGCCTTGGCCCACCTCCCAGGAGCTCCGGACCAATGGTGGCCTAGCACCAGCGGGCCAATCCCAGACAGCGCGTGGGGGGAGGTTGCAGTTGGACGTGCGCAGCTGCAGCGGCGGTTGAGGTCAAGTAGTAGCGTTAGGCTGCAGCAGCGGCGGAGTTCAACATGGTAAGGCCAGGTCACTCCCGCCCCGCAGACGCCCAGGCTGGGGGGTGGACGAAGTTGGCCTCTTGAGGTGGCTGGACGGAGGGATGCTGTTGCGGGCCagggagcagagaggaggccagAGAAGGACGCAGGGCCCAGGGCGGGACACGAGGACACGGGATCGTCTACTGGGTCTGCGGGCTCCAGGGCAGGGATGGCAGCTTTTGTTTTAGACGAAGCTGCCGGCCTTGAGTCAGTGGACGGGGAGCATTGACCGTGTCCCATCCCCCAGGGAGCAAACAGTGGTGTCGCCTCATGAAGACAGGAGGGTGCTGCTCCCGCTTTCCGGTCTCCAAACGTCTCTGTGCTACTGGAAACCACTGAGAACCCCCAAGGAGCCTTGCTGATGGAGGCTGGGGCTGTGGACATTGCTCAGATCAGGAATTAAAGCTCAGACAGGAGGTAGAGGCGggggatcccctgaggtcaggggctccgcaccagcctggccaatatggcgaaagcccttctctactaaaaatagaaaaattcccgGGGTGGAGGCGTGgatctgtggttccagctactcgggaggctgaggtgagagggtcagCTGAACCCAGGACTTCGAGGCCgcagtgagtcatgatggtgccactgcactgcagcttgtgCGACAGAGACCtggcctcaaaaaagaaagaaagaaaaagcaaccaTCGCATTCACGTAAAGAATAGATTTCCAAGTCCCAAGTCTGAATAGCTGTGGCCATGTGGTTtgtcaagtatcttttttttttttttgagacagctcaacaacagctctgttgcccaggctggagcacagttgcatgatcacggctccctgcagccttgaacccctgggctccagcaatcctcctgcctcagcctcctgagtagctgggactacaggtatgcaccgccacacctggctagtgtttaaattttttggccgggcgctgtggctcacgccagtaatcccagcactttgggaggccgaggtgggcatatcacaaggtcaggagatcaagaccaccctggctaacacggtgaaaccccgtctctactaaaaatacaaaaaattagctgggcgtagtggcctgtagtcccagctaccttgggaggctgaggcaagagcatcgcttgaacctgggaaacaggggctgcagtgagctgagattgtgccactgcactccagcctgggcgacagagtgagactctgtttcaaaagaaaaaaaaacaaacaaaaaatttttcatagttgcccaggcttgtctcaaactggTCCCAAACAAtctctgctcagcctcccaaactgctgtaattacatgcatgagccaccacatccggcttgGCAGCGCTTGAAGAAACCACCAAAGGACAGTGCAGTGTCCCAGCACTGATGACATCTGGGAGCCATTATACTCCTAGGCTTcaaggggtggaggggagggagtgcTTACAAAAAATTGAGAGGGTAACTTTATGAAGAGGGCCACCTGCCAAAACTGTGGCCCTGATGGAGGGATTTGGATCACCCATGAAAGTTGAGCAGGAAGGGGCCAAGGGAAGAGTACCCTGACGCCATTCTCCTCCAGCCTTTTGGTCTCCTGCTGCTGCCTGTCACTGACCAAACCATCACGAAGCCAGAGGACAAGGAAGGCCTCTGGTGCCGTCCTCATGGGTCAGCCTCTGGGAGCACAGAGCAGGTGGTGAATGATGGAGGGTAGATCtcggcgggggggcgggggggcgcgGGCAGAGAGAGGACACATACTGAACATCTGGGTTTGGACCACAGTGACCTGGGACCTACTGTCTTATTTCCTTACCCAACCCAATTACCTTATCCTTTGATCAGGACATAATCAAAAACTGCTGTGTATTCTTCAGAGCATTACTGTGACTGGCTATAATGTGGGGTTGATTACTGACCTTACATGgcttccacattttaaaataatcaaatttttgTATAGTGGCAAACATTAGGTTCTAGGCCTACCTCTGGAACTTAGTAGCTAGGATGGTTTAGAGCAAGTAAGTTTTAATGGGGATAAACGGGTCAGTCACCTAACCCTCCTAGGAATTATCAATTGTGAAAGCACCAGATACTGAAGCActatacaaatattaaattagAATATCTTGCATGTCATATAGCTTCAAGTTGCCTTGAAATGAATGGGTCTACATTTATGTTGTGGTTCACAGCGCGAGTGTATCTCTATCCACGTGGGGCAGGCAGGTGTCCAGATCGGCAATGCCTGCTGGGAACTGTACTGCCTTGAACATGGAATTCAGCCCGATGGTCAGATGCCAAGTGATAAAACCATTGGTGGTGGGGATGACTCCTTCAACACGTTCTTCAGTGAGACTGGGGCTGGCAAGCACGTGCCCAGAGCAGTGTTTGTGGACCTGGAGCCCACTGTGGTCGGTAGGTGCTAGGGCCCTGGATGGCAGCTTTTCTAGGAGGGTGGGAGAGCATCGTTGGTAAGGCCCCATGTGGGCTCCTTTGAATCCTTCTGCAGAAGGTATGAGATAGAGAAGCATGTTCCCATGATGTTGTTAAGAGATAAACTGAAAGGTTCATGATTAAAGTGTCTGTGAGACTCCGCTCCTAATTTAGGAAAACCTGACCTACAGGGAAAAGCTGCTTTGCCGGCAGTAAGATGGGCTGTGGAGAGATTCCGTCGTGGCTGCCTCAGCCCTGTTCAGGTGGCCCTGCCTGCGGGGCACGACGGCATTGGTTCCATCCTGAATGCTGTGCACTCTCTTATACTGGTGCACGAGAGTCCTGACCTGCATCTTAGGCATAGAAGGTTAAGTACAGAACATGCATTTGCTTCTTCCAGATTAGAAGCCCAGGATAGTTTCCAAGAAGAGCTGCAAAGAGACAGCTCCTTTCAGTGGCCCCACATGAGATGACAGTGTCACCTGAAAGCCCGTGGGGCCCCAGCCACACAGGGTGCCCTGATGGGACTGCCCTGCAGAAGTCACATTGACCTGGCGACTTCCCAGTTTGTAAGAGTTTTTAACTTACAGCCTTTGATGTAGCTACATGTAGGAAAGAATTATGTACCTTTAGAATTACCTGTGTGGGGTTGCTAGAGCTTATTTCCCTTCCCTGGGAACTGGTCATGCTAACATTTATACTGCAAGCTGAGTTGGACTTCCCAGAGTCATAAATCGCAGTTTGGTTATCACACAGAGACATTTTCTACCAGACACTGCCACTGTTGACCTGCAACATGCAGGTCATGTACTTTGAACTGCATGTACTTTGTAGAAGTGAACAGTCCTGGAATGTGTCCATCTTGGTGAGTACAGGCCTTAAAGATTCACAGTACACACGGTCTCTTTTGTAGATGAAGTGCGGACAGGAACCTACAGGCAGCTCTTCCACCCAGAGCAGCTGATCACCGGGAAGGAAGATGCGGCCAATAATTACGCCAGAGGCCATTACACCATCGGCAAGGAGATCGTCGACCTGGTCCTGGACCGCATCCGCAAACTGGTAAGAAGAGAAGGCTTCATGTGACCATTGTCCTGCACAGGAGGGTAGATCTTGGGTTGTGATGGGGAGGTCATTTTGTCAAAACTTAGACCGGCACTTTGGCCgggtctggtggctcacgcctgtaatcccagcactttgggaggccaaggtgggcagtcacctgaagtcaagagtttgagaccagcctggccaacgtggtgaaaccctgtctctactaaaaatacacaaattagtgaggcgtggtggtgcctgcctgtagtcccagctactcaggaagctgaggcaggagaatggtttgagcccaggaggcagaggctgcactgagcggagctcatgccactgcactccagcctgggcaacagagtgagactctatctcaaaaaaaaaaaaaaaaaaaatggtcttaGTCTGAAGTATGCATGGGGATTTGTCTGTAGATCTTTGTCTGCTTTTCTTTGCTTCAGAGTGTACTGCGTGTTTATTATGGATGATTTGAATCCATATCAAGTCTTCAGAGGCAGAGAAGTGGCCCTGGCTTGGTGGAGGTTGGTGGTGTGGCATCCACGGGCATTGGCTCATGTTGTTTGGTTTCTTTCAGGCGGATCTGTGCACGGGGCTGCAGGGCTTCCTCATCTTCCACAGCTTTGGGGGCGGCACTGGCTCTGGGTTCGCATCTCTGCTCATGGAGCGGCTCTCAGTGGATTACGGCAAGAAGTCCAAGCTAGAGTTTGCCATTTACCCAGCCCCCCAGGTCTCCACAGCCGTGGTGGAGCCCTACAACTCCATCCTGACCACCCACACGACCCTGGAACATTCTGACTGTGCCTTCATGGTCGACAATGAAGCCATCTATGACATATGTCGGCGCAACCTGGACATCGAGCGTCCCACGTACACCAACCTCAATCGTCTGATTGGGCAGATCGTGTCCTCCATCACGGCCTCCCTGCGATTCGACGGGGCCCTGAATGTGGACTTGACGGAATTCCAGACCAACCTAGTGCCGTACCCCCGCATCCACTTCCCCCTGGCCACCTACGCCCCGGTCATCTCAGCCGAGAAGGCCTACCACGAGCAGCTGTCCGTGGCCGAGATCACCAATGCCTGCTTCGAGCCAGCCAATCAGATGGTCAAGTGTGACCCTCGCCACGGCAAGTACATGGCCTGCTGCATGTTGTACAGGGGGGATGTGGTCCCGAAAGATGTCAACGCGGCCATTGCCACCATCAAGACCAAGCGCACCATCCAGTTTGTGGATTGGTGCCCAACTGGATTTAAGGTATGACTGGGTGATGTGGAGGCCTTGTACCTTTCAGCAAGCAACAGACACACAGAGTAATGCTGCCCCTGAAGGCTCGCATCCTTTGAGGAGACTACCCTTGTTCCATGGGCTAGGCGCGTGGGCATCAATTAGTGAACCAGAGTGATCATTAATTcagtgatgtctttttttttttttttttttttgagaaagagtctagctttgtcgcccaggctggagtgcagtggtgtgatctcagctcacttcaatctccatcagcttcccaagcagctggaacaacaggcacccaccaccatgcctggttaatttttatgtttttagtagaaacagggttttgccatgttggccagactggtcttgaactcctgacctgaggtgatccacccacctcggccatccaaagtgctggggttagaggcgtgagccacggcacctggcccagTGATGTCTTTTGAACTGTCTTTCTGAGTCATTACACTATATATCTGTGATGAACTTTACTtacttacttttttgttgttattgttgagaaggctggagtgcagtggtgtgatctcggctcactgcaacctttgcctcccaggctcaagtgattctctcacctcagcctcccgagtagctgggaccacagacatgcaccaccacaccccagctaatttttgtgtatttagtaaagggatttcaccatgttggccaggctggtctcaaattcctggccttaagtgatctgctcgccttagcctcccaaaatgctgggattacgggcatgagccactgtgctcgaccccatttatttacttttttgagacagaatcccactctgtcacccaggctggagtgcagtgtggtgatCACagctctccactaaaaatacaaaaatttacccatgcctgtaatccagcactttgggaggccaaggcaggcggatcacctgaggtcaggagtttgacaccagcctggccaacaggcaaaaccccgtctctactaaaaatacaaaaattagccgggtggtggcaggcacctgtaatcccagctactcaggaggctgaggcaggataatcactgggatccaggaggtggaggttgcagtgagaagatATCAccccactacactgcagcctgggtgacagcacaagactctgtctcaaaaaaaaaaaaaaaaaaaaagacaagatcaTACAAATTCTAGGCATTAGAGGTCACAAGACCTCTGTCACACCTACCCCACTCTGCTGTTGGATAGCAAAATCAATCTGCAAATGAAGGGGTGTGGTGGCTATGTTCGGACAAGAACTTACAAAATTAAGTGGCTAGTCCAGCAGCTGTGCTAACCcttgaaggagaggaagagacaccCACAGTAGGAAATCCCAGTCAGAGCTGACTGCAGTGGTCTCTCCCCACAGAGGCGGTGGGGATCTGAGTCAGAGGCAGCAGGGAAAGCACAGCACAAGGACGCACAGGCCCAACAGAGAAATGCCACAAGATTTAGTAACCAACTATTGATAAAGCTGAAAGAGGACAGCAAGGTTTCTTTTGTGTCAGTGGAAAGTGGGGACAGATTTTGTGTCTTGAGGCAAACCCAGGCCAAAATTA
The nucleotide sequence above comes from Pongo pygmaeus isolate AG05252 chromosome 13, NHGRI_mPonPyg2-v2.0_pri, whole genome shotgun sequence. Encoded proteins:
- the LOC134737991 gene encoding tubulin alpha-3 chain; the encoded protein is MRECISIHVGQAGVQIGNACWELYCLEHGIQPDGQMPSDKTIGGGDDSFNTFFSETGAGKHVPRAVFVDLEPTVVDEVRTGTYRQLFHPEQLITGKEDAANNYARGHYTIGKEIVDLVLDRIRKLADLCTGLQGFLIFHSFGGGTGSGFASLLMERLSVDYGKKSKLEFAIYPAPQVSTAVVEPYNSILTTHTTLEHSDCAFMVDNEAIYDICRRNLDIERPTYTNLNRLIGQIVSSITASLRFDGALNVDLTEFQTNLVPYPRIHFPLATYAPVISAEKAYHEQLSVAEITNACFEPANQMVKCDPRHGKYMACCMLYRGDVVPKDVNAAIATIKTKRTIQFVDWCPTGFKVGINYQPPTVVPGGDLAKVQRAVCMLSNTTAIAEAWARLDHKFDLMYAKRAFVHWYVGEGMEEGEFSEAREDLAALEKDYEEVGVDSVEAEAEEGEEY